Proteins from a genomic interval of Caulobacter rhizosphaerae:
- a CDS encoding iron-sulfur cluster assembly scaffold protein — MIDDLYSARILGLVANMPRAGRLAAPDASAEKTAKLCGSRIVVDVTVRDGKVADFAQDVAACALGQASAAILGAQVVGADLSEIELARDALRAMLKSGGPPPEGRFAELAVLEPVKDYPARHASTLLAFEATVEAVRMATGDTQTRTSRAGAA; from the coding sequence ATGATCGACGACCTCTATTCGGCCCGCATCCTGGGCCTGGTGGCCAACATGCCCCGGGCCGGACGGCTGGCCGCCCCCGACGCCAGCGCCGAGAAGACCGCCAAGCTGTGCGGCAGCCGGATCGTCGTCGACGTGACGGTGCGGGACGGCAAGGTCGCCGACTTCGCCCAGGACGTGGCCGCCTGCGCCCTGGGCCAGGCTTCGGCCGCCATCCTCGGCGCCCAGGTGGTCGGGGCCGACCTTTCCGAGATCGAGTTGGCCCGCGACGCCTTGCGCGCTATGCTGAAGTCAGGCGGCCCGCCTCCCGAGGGTCGATTTGCGGAGCTCGCCGTGCTGGAGCCGGTCAAGGACTATCCCGCCCGTCATGCCTCGACGCTTTTGGCGTTCGAGGCCACGGTCGAGGCTGTCCGTATGGCCACAGGCGACACCCAAACCCGAACTAGCCGCGCCGGCGCCGCTTGA
- a CDS encoding SRPBCC domain-containing protein: MQRAVEYRTGVLAPAEIVWEVISDFAAWKDWNPVHPRMEGEMRIGTPLRFDLVVGDAPAQPAEAVVQDWVPYEQLHWRTKRLKGFVTAIRYLEIEKMSDIGSTFSNGELFMGPLVRFVSRDERRRLRAAFTRMGEAVKARAEHLWSQRQNTPT; encoded by the coding sequence ATGCAACGCGCCGTAGAATACCGCACCGGGGTGCTGGCCCCCGCCGAGATCGTCTGGGAAGTGATCTCCGACTTCGCCGCCTGGAAGGACTGGAACCCGGTCCACCCGCGCATGGAGGGCGAGATGCGCATCGGCACGCCGCTGCGCTTCGACCTGGTGGTCGGCGACGCGCCGGCCCAGCCCGCCGAGGCCGTGGTCCAGGACTGGGTGCCCTATGAGCAACTGCATTGGCGCACCAAGCGGCTGAAGGGCTTCGTGACCGCGATCCGTTACCTGGAGATCGAGAAGATGAGCGACATCGGCTCCACCTTCTCGAACGGCGAGCTGTTCATGGGCCCGCTGGTCCGCTTCGTCAGCCGCGACGAACGCCGTCGCCTGAGGGCCGCCTTCACCCGGATGGGCGAGGCGGTGAAGGCCCGTGCCGAGCACCTCTGGTCGCAGCGCCAGAACACCCCCACATAA